A region of Carassius auratus strain Wakin chromosome 23, ASM336829v1, whole genome shotgun sequence DNA encodes the following proteins:
- the LOC113041377 gene encoding LOW QUALITY PROTEIN: coiled-coil domain-containing protein 171-like (The sequence of the model RefSeq protein was modified relative to this genomic sequence to represent the inferred CDS: deleted 2 bases in 2 codons), whose translation MPTESPSVRPRHGSRARRKDPGSTLRASHPSAPHSQEEIHRLRDVIDRLQRDRRDAERETGLTDELRWKINQLEKEKLDFTSKHNEEVAQYEAQVARLRAQVERGEAQRQTMEYDIAVVRRDAAAERRNTEEKIDDLKKEHHRLHVLNLELHQRVSDLQRSLEITQQAREDDLKGLTTELHERDHLLLSTNAENELLQADKSRLQTLIQEQNDTLQKVRCEMERMKREREKTTEKLKHKSTELKQSSEREEKLRSDLEAALQKVKALEQSVESERARQHLQSKFNSEIIQMRMRDLEEALEVEKSSHTEVTSRLELLKQKCGELERANDHERDQSRDTSHKLTQLEKDFLTMKTDLIGQLDQEKAASAELIGRLEQERAESVKLSVKLQEQEKVWTERQQEISRSLVCVQQSYETLLTDVDHVVQQYQQQGATHTHNTEEGGKHKASALMDVLRKTLHYYNTQLQESVIVMQKLNHEVRQKDETITDLQRNVQECEARGVCVNEEVKRLRVCVANAAADLRSLKTQHTHTQTQMNKLQQQHHNDCQEKLTFLHTLYQRLLAGCVLVTPPHSMLGSFSWAELSDVVQEHVDRLTSDLSAANQKVSHLESVCEGKSAALESVSAQLRQREESWSKQREDLHTQHTHLNKQLQHKIQDLSRQLQQAEGRVHSLEHTQCQQEQEVMRLVSASSVLAGCVRGLRRQVCALVWQKTVLQEQVCGADVLRSEVSRLLQALGDGGVKGRGVRRFRSGVIAVLAAGRLRALGRRSAVMFRVALGLGLQPLLSVNQLKLGEEEEEEEEERRVMKTLTSSKLLQIIHTCMEDVQQELNRSGGVKDSSCVLSAAQSSCRKLLERLLSDVDSQCCGNYGKDSLTRRLADGLHTLVRHSYCNSKMMVASLQKHMLEFTQRLHSAEVERRNLRLEISRINRTNSCRDTHTACVPLQRFESVCEELSSALQREQRAQALLHDQASQLQQLGLSMELHTGEELEKDRTLAQAVQSLSDAKLQLRRKDQSLRSLGKQLSQSQQENRQLQHDITRAEDTLSTAEMNKESLLSYMTSVEEHLQEMKDHVILSRRASSQDDFTLQLSRLSLIPSDLQRIMGNPQIEACRRLVMRFLELHQLVCSKLSSQERSISSHESHITALKTELQHACVPLRATSDPSAEVDYGMCFLTDADLQRTVRERKH comes from the exons ATGCCCACAGAATCTCCCTCAGTTCGTCCGCGTCATGGCAGTCGGGCCAGACGTAAAGACCCTGGTTCCACCCTGCGGGCGTCTCACCCGTCTGCTCCACACTCACAGGAGGAGATCCACAG ACTCAGGGACGTGATCGATCGGCTGCAGAGAGACAGACGGGACGCTGAGAGAGAGACGGGGCTCACAGATGAGCTCCGCTGGAAGATCAACCAGCTGGAGAAGGAGAAACTGGATTTCACTTCCAAGCACAATGAAGAG GTGGCGCAGTACGAGGCGCAGGTGGCACGGCTGCGGGCGCAGGTGGAGCGCGGCGAGGCGCAGCGGCAGACGATGGAGTACGACATCGCTGTGGTGAGGAGAGACGCAGCggccgagaggagaaacactgaGGAGAAGATCGACGACCTGAAGAAAGAGCACCACAGGCtgcacg tcctCAACCTGGAGCTGCATCAGAGGGTATCAGATCTCCAGAGATCTTTAGAAATAACACAGCAGGCTCGAGAAGATGACCTGAAGGGCCTCACCACGGAGCTGCACGAGAGAGACCATCTGCTGCTGAGCACAAACGCTGAGAACGAACTGCTG CAGGCCGACAAGAGCAGACTACAGACACTGATACAG GAGCAGAATGACACTCTACAGAAGGTTAGATGTGAAATGGAGAGAatgaagagagagcgagagaagacTACAGAGAAGCTGAAGCATAAATCAACAGAACTGAAGCAGAGCTCCGAGAGAGAAGAGAAGCTGCGCTCCGATCTGGAG gcagcTCTGCAGAAGGTGAAGGCTCTGGAGCAGAGCGTTGAGTCGGAGCGTGCCCGCCAACACCTGCAGTCTAAATTTAACTCTGAGATCATTCAG atgaggaTGAGAGATCTGGAGGAGGCTCTGGAGGTGGAGAAGAGCAGTCACACTGAGGTCACATCACGTCTGGAGCTCCTGAAGCAGAAGTGTGGAGAGCTGGAGAGAGCGAACGATCACGAGAGAGACCAATCACGTGACACGAGCCACAAACTCACACA GTTGGAGAAGGACTTCTTGACCATGAAAACtgatctgattggtcagctggatCAGGAGAAGGCTGCATCTGCTGAGCTGATTGGACGGTTAGAGCAGGAAAGGGCGGAGTCAGTGAAGCTGTCAGTCAAACTGCAGGAGCAGGAGAAAGTTTGGACAGAGAGACAACAGGAAATCAGCCGG tctCTGGTGTGTGTGCAGCAGTCCTACGAGACTCTGTTGACTGATGTTGATCATGTGGTGCAGCAGTATCAGCAGCAGGGGGCGACACACACTCATAACACAG aggAAGGAGGTAAACACAAAGCATCTGCTCTAATGGACGTTCTGCGGAAAACACTACACTACTACAACACACAG ttgcaGGAGTCTGTGATTGTGATGCAGAAGTTGAATCATGAGGTCAGACAGAAGGATGAAACGATCACTGATCTCCAGAGGAacgtgcag gagtgtGAGGCTCGAGGCGTGTGTGTAAATGAAGAGGTGAAgcgtttgcgtgtgtgtgttgcaAACGCCGCAGCTGATCTGCGCAGcctcaaaacacaacacacacacacacaaacacagatgaacAAACTCCAGCAGCAACATCACAACGActgccag GAGAAGCTGACGTTCCTCCACACACTGTATCAGCGTCTGCTCGCCGGATGTGTGCTGGTGACC CCGCCGCACAGCATGCTGGGTAGCTTCTCATGGGCGGAGCTTAGCGACGTGGTGCAGGAGCACGTGGAcaggctgacctctgacctctctgcAGCCAATCAGAAG gtgtcacacttagagagtgtgtgtgaggggaaGTCAGCTGCGCTGGAGAGTGTGAGCGCTCaactgagacagagagaggagagcTGGAGCAAACAGAGAGAAGATctccacacacaacacacacacctcaacaagCAGCTGCAGCACAagatacag gatCTCAGCAGGCAGCTGCAGCAGGCCGAGGGGCGTGTCCACTCTCTGGAGCACACTCAGTGCCagcaggaacaggaagtgatgcgtcTGGTGAGCGCGAGCAGCGTGTTAGCGGGATGCGTGCGCGGTCTGCGCAGACAGGTGTGTGCTCTGGTCTGGCAGAAGACTGTGCTGCAGGAGCAGGTGTGCGGCGCAGACGtcctgaggtcagaggtcagcaggCTGCTGCAGGCGCTGGGTGACGGCGGGGTCAAAGGTCGCGGCGTGCGCAGGTTCCGCAGCGGTGTGATCGCGGTGCTGGCGGCGGGGCGTCTGCGAGCGCTGGGACGCAGGTCTGCGGTGATGTTCAGGGTCGCGCTGGGGCTCGGTCTGCAGCCGCTCCTGAGCGTGAACCAGCTGAAGCTcggagaggaagaagaagaagaagaggaggagcgCAGGGTGATGAAGACGCTCACATCCTCCAAGCTGCTCCAGATCATACACACCTGCATGGAGGACGTGCAGCAGGAACTCAACAGAAGCG gtggtGTGAAGGACTCCTCGTGTGTGTTGTCAGCGGCTCAGAGCTCCTGTAGGAAGTTGCTGGAGCGGTTGCTGTCAGACGTGGACTCTCAGTGCTGCGGGAATTATGGGAAGGATTCGTTAACACGGCGACTGGCTGACGGACTCCACACACTCGTCAGACACAGCTACTGTAACAgcaag atgATGGTGGCGTCTCTTCAGAAGCACATGCTGGAGTTCACGCAGCGTCTGCATTCGGCGGAGGTCGAGCGCAGGAACCTGAGACTGGAGATCTCACGCATCAATCGCACAAACAGCTGCAGGGACACACACACC gcgtgTGTGCCCCTCCAGCGGttcgagagtgtgtgtgaggagctcAGCAGTGCCCTACAGAGAGAGCAGCGCGCTCAGGCTCTGCTGCACGATCAGGCCTCTCAGCTGCAGCAGCTGGGCCTCAGCATGGAGCTGCACACTGGGGAAGAGCTGGAGAAGGACCGCACACTCGCTCAGGCtgtgcag AGTTTGTCAGACGCCaagctgcagctgaggaggaagGATCAGTCGCTGCGCTCGCTGGGGAAAcagctcagccaatcacagcaggaGAACAGACAGCTGCAGCATGACATCACCAGAGCCGAGGACACACTGAGCACCGCGGagat GAATAAAGAGTCTCTGCTGAGCTACATGACGTCTGTGGAGGAACATTTACAAGAG ATGAAAGATCACGTCATTCTCTCCAGAAGAGCCTCTTCACAGGATGACTTCACCCTACAGCTCTCAAGATTGTCCCTCATACCGTCAGACCTGCAAAGGATCATGGGAAACCCACAGATAGAAGCGTGTCGG cgtcTGGTGATGCGTTTCCTGGAGCTGCATCAGCTGGTGTGCTCTAAACTATCCTCTCAGGAGAGATCGATCTCATCACATGAGTCTCACATCACGGCTCTGAAGACTGAACTACAGCACGCCTGTGTACCG CTGCGTGCGACCTCCGACCCCTCAGCAGAGGTGGATTATGGGATGTGTTTTCTGACAGATGCAGATCTTCAGAGGACagtcagagagagaaaacactga